From the Candidatus Babeliales bacterium genome, the window ACGCAGGAAGCATTAGTGGTACTTATGATGCTATATAGGGAATTGTTAACGAAAAATAACAATCGAGGTGCTGTGCACCAACTGCTGCTACGGGTGGAAAACTGTTTGCAGCAATATTATCAAGGTAAAAGTTATGCAAATGCTATTATATCTAATGGGGTAGCAACATTGTATGAATATAAAAAAATGGCTACCCAATATCAACACGAGCTGTCACATTTGTTGGTGCAGCACCATATAACTGCTGATCTATATTATGATGAGGTGCAAGCGCAGGATATACAAGGTGGCTTGAGCGCGGTTATAGAGGTTTTTGAATCATCGGCTATTATTCCTAACTTAGCGATAAATAATAATATTCGCTTTTATTATATACAGCGGGTTCTTCGTTCTATATTTATTTTATCGCGATACTCATATACCATACAACCATTTAATGATGTATGTAATGCTTTCAAACATCCGTTGATAAAAGAGTGTGCGGCGCAGATAGAGGAAACAAATAATTTAAAATCATTGTTTAAACTGTGGAAGTGCTTGGCTTCATATAACCATATTGAAGATGAATTGTTATTGCAGGACTTTATCTGTTTGGTTATCTGCGTTTTTGGGCATTTAGAAATTCAGGGTAAAAATGGTATTAAGGTGCCATTTTTTAAAACAGCAAGAGTCACAAGAAAAGAGCTAACCTTAGAACAGATTTTGCATGCATATCAAGATGCCCTTACCCCTTTAGCCGATCTTATGGATCTATTGGATGAAGTGGTAGATCAATTTGATGTTTTTTCGAGAGAATATGAACTAGATAATCAATCGTTAAGTTGGTTTGATTGGTTTGCACAATATTGGTGGTCGGTGCCGATTATGTTTAATAAGTTTATGCTGATTTTGGTAAAGCATGCATCATCAATCGGGTCAGTAGTGCGTCTGGTGTAGCAGAGATTGTAATTGCGGAATCTGTCTGGTTGTGGTAATGTGATAGAAGCAAGCAATTGCTTTTTTGGTTGAGATTTTTTCTTACCAGAAGGGGCATAGATTATGTTTGCTCTTAATGAAAATGTTGTATACCCAGGTCATGGGGTCGCGTGCATCAATCGAATAATTGATAAGCGAGTAAGTGGAAATATTATCCGCTTTTACGAATTAAAATTTCTGAATAATGAAATGACGGTTTTGGTACCGATGAATTCATTTGAAACCGTTGGGCTTCGTCCATTAAGTTCTAGCCAAAATATCAGTGAGATTCTTGAGATGTTGTCGCAGTCAGCCGACTATCACGAGATAACTGCTGGAAACTGGAATAAGCGCAATAAAGAGTATCAATGTAAAATCCGTACAGGAAACTTACATGATATCTGCGAAATATATCGAGATTTGCAGGTTCTATCGACGCATAAAGAGCTTTCATTCGGTGAA encodes:
- a CDS encoding CarD family transcriptional regulator, which translates into the protein MFALNENVVYPGHGVACINRIIDKRVSGNIIRFYELKFLNNEMTVLVPMNSFETVGLRPLSSSQNISEILEMLSQSADYHEITAGNWNKRNKEYQCKIRTGNLHDICEIYRDLQVLSTHKELSFGEKSLLLQAEMLLAEEISIVTSVTEDKAIERLRLLFKGFKTARVSIKSSTESEFALQ